From a region of the Candidatus Rhabdochlamydia porcellionis genome:
- a CDS encoding D-alanyl-D-alanine carboxypeptidase family protein, translating into MMRFAFLFLLIVLSRLANTTLQVDISAKAAILMNAETGAVLYEKNAYLPLYPASITKIITALYALEKKGDQLDQMVKISKEAVNSVSPQVRRDKLGAHPPYRLEFGGSLMGLKAAELVSAKTLFYGLMLSSGNDAANALAEWVSGSIPQFMQELNEYVKFLGCNQTTLTTPHGLTHANHKTTAYDMGLLTKKALEQPFFCKVVKTINYLKPASNKQSQVELFQHNSLLKPGKFYYPKATGVKTGYTASSGYTIAAAAADQNRKMIVVLMGCDKLEQRYRDTIALFEAGFNEPKIKRTLFSKNFDIFSIMQKKSKSPIKVILNEDVVIDYYASEEPLIKPELEWEPIIFPIQPGQRLATLSLYDQNSQILAVYPLYAIEKVHSTFYYQVLDKYLSWSTNLKQPMSLFMLGLGIAVLFFSFVWISRRV; encoded by the coding sequence ATGATGCGATTTGCGTTTCTTTTTCTATTAATAGTACTCAGTCGATTAGCTAATACTACTTTGCAAGTTGATATTTCTGCAAAAGCTGCTATTTTGATGAATGCAGAAACAGGAGCTGTTCTTTACGAGAAAAATGCTTATTTACCTTTGTACCCTGCTAGTATTACTAAAATTATTACGGCCTTATACGCTTTAGAAAAAAAGGGTGACCAATTAGACCAAATGGTCAAGATTTCAAAAGAAGCGGTGAATAGCGTTTCTCCTCAAGTACGAAGAGACAAGTTAGGAGCTCATCCACCCTATCGTCTTGAGTTTGGTGGATCGCTTATGGGATTAAAAGCAGCAGAACTGGTTTCTGCTAAAACTCTATTCTATGGACTCATGCTTTCTTCTGGAAATGATGCAGCAAATGCGTTAGCTGAATGGGTATCTGGAAGTATACCGCAGTTCATGCAAGAATTAAATGAATATGTAAAGTTTCTGGGGTGTAATCAAACCACTTTAACTACTCCTCATGGATTAACCCATGCTAATCATAAAACAACTGCTTACGATATGGGTTTATTGACAAAAAAAGCTCTAGAACAGCCATTTTTTTGTAAGGTAGTTAAAACTATAAATTATCTAAAGCCTGCTAGCAATAAACAGTCACAAGTGGAATTATTCCAACATAATTCTTTACTAAAGCCTGGTAAATTTTACTATCCTAAGGCAACAGGGGTAAAGACAGGATATACTGCGAGTTCAGGATATACTATAGCAGCAGCAGCAGCAGATCAAAATAGAAAAATGATAGTAGTGCTTATGGGTTGTGATAAATTAGAGCAGAGATATCGGGATACCATTGCTCTTTTTGAAGCAGGATTTAATGAACCAAAAATTAAAAGGACTCTCTTTTCTAAAAACTTTGATATATTTAGCATTATGCAAAAAAAAAGTAAAAGCCCCATTAAAGTCATTTTAAATGAAGATGTAGTGATCGATTATTATGCTTCAGAGGAACCATTAATAAAGCCAGAATTGGAATGGGAGCCTATTATTTTTCCTATTCAACCAGGACAGCGATTAGCAACGCTATCTTTATATGATCAAAACAGTCAAATTTTAGCCGTTTATCCCTTATATGCAATAGAAAAAGTACATTCTACGTTTTATTATCAAGTTTTAGATAAATATCTAAGTTGGAGTACCAATTTAAAGCAGCCAATGTCTTTGTTTATGTTGGGGTTGGGAATAGCGGTATTGTTTTTTAGTTTTGTTTGGATAAGCAGGCGTGTTTGA
- the rsmA gene encoding 16S rRNA (adenine(1518)-N(6)/adenine(1519)-N(6))-dimethyltransferase RsmA codes for MSIYKPSVLKEFLRFSHIHPKKALSQNFLIDGNIIRKIIDAAQIQAGNIVLEIGPGPGALTEALLTKEAIVTAIEKDPMFAEQLYRLQDLGNLIIERKDFLLFDLEKFLDSKKDKIKVVANLPYHITTPILLTLLPHYDKIDTLTLMVQKEYADRMVASPKTPNYSHLSLLVSFFCQAKSLFTINPNCFFPKPKVKSAVVHCKLNPPALKDDIDAFFVLTRSAFQQKRKMLRSSLRFLACSKLIEQVLQTIRLPITARPEELNLQEFISLFIQLKHACLSKQN; via the coding sequence ATGAGCATTTATAAACCCTCTGTGCTTAAAGAGTTTTTGCGTTTCTCTCATATTCACCCTAAAAAAGCGCTCTCTCAAAATTTTCTCATCGACGGTAATATCATACGCAAAATTATAGATGCAGCTCAAATACAAGCAGGCAATATAGTTTTAGAAATCGGACCAGGACCTGGCGCCTTAACAGAAGCTTTATTAACAAAAGAGGCTATTGTTACAGCTATTGAAAAAGATCCTATGTTTGCAGAACAATTATATCGCCTACAAGATTTAGGAAACTTAATAATAGAAAGAAAAGACTTTTTATTATTTGATTTAGAAAAATTTTTAGATTCTAAAAAGGATAAAATCAAAGTGGTTGCTAATCTTCCTTATCATATTACCACCCCTATTTTACTAACCTTACTTCCTCATTATGATAAGATTGACACTTTAACCCTTATGGTACAAAAAGAATACGCTGATCGAATGGTAGCTTCCCCAAAAACTCCTAATTATAGTCATCTCTCTTTACTTGTAAGTTTTTTTTGCCAAGCAAAATCCCTCTTTACCATTAATCCAAACTGCTTCTTCCCTAAACCAAAAGTCAAATCTGCTGTTGTGCATTGCAAGTTAAATCCACCTGCTCTGAAAGATGATATAGATGCATTTTTTGTTCTAACTCGTAGTGCTTTTCAACAGAAAAGAAAAATGTTACGATCTTCTTTAAGATTCCTAGCTTGTAGCAAGCTCATTGAACAAGTTCTTCAAACCATTCGCCTTCCTATAACTGCAAGACCAGAAGAGCTTAATTTACAAGAATTCATTTCTTTATTTATACAACTCAAACACGCCTGCTTATCCAAACAAAACTAA
- a CDS encoding RsmB/NOP family class I SAM-dependent RNA methyltransferase, with protein sequence MIKKTFREHHLLTILSEYEKQMLPLDRFLKEYFRFHKAIGSKDRKILCENIYSMVRWKGLLDYLCNKPISWETRYQKLIQIKPDHFFDDAQIPLHIRLSFPKELFSLIVESLGEEKARFFCRASNSTAPITIRVNLLKTSRKNLLKTWENDFTATCGSFHTAIILPKRVNFFTLPEFKMGHFEVQDEASQRLADLVAVKPGQLVLDFCAGSGGKSLAIAPKMQGKGQLFLHDIRKYTLLEAKKRLKRAGIQNAQVLLPDSAQKKSLHEKFDWVLVDAPCSGTGTMRRNPDMKWRFTSKIFQKTLEEQRLIFEQALQFVKPGGHIVYMTCSVLRLENEEQTQYFKKTFSLNTIASAFSTLPLDSTDPDGFYGQVFVK encoded by the coding sequence ATGATAAAGAAAACTTTTCGAGAACATCATCTACTTACTATTCTCTCTGAATATGAAAAGCAAATGCTTCCCTTAGATCGCTTCCTAAAGGAATATTTTCGTTTTCATAAAGCTATAGGTTCTAAAGATCGGAAGATCTTATGTGAAAATATTTATTCTATGGTAAGGTGGAAAGGCCTATTGGATTATTTATGTAATAAGCCTATTTCTTGGGAAACTAGATACCAAAAACTTATTCAAATAAAACCGGATCATTTTTTTGATGATGCGCAGATTCCCTTACACATACGCTTGAGTTTCCCCAAAGAACTCTTTTCTTTGATTGTAGAGAGTTTAGGTGAAGAAAAAGCTCGTTTTTTTTGTCGTGCTAGTAATTCTACAGCCCCTATAACGATAAGAGTTAACCTGCTAAAAACCTCTCGAAAAAATCTATTAAAAACATGGGAAAATGACTTTACTGCAACTTGCGGCTCGTTTCATACAGCGATTATCTTACCCAAAAGAGTCAATTTTTTTACTCTTCCCGAATTCAAAATGGGTCATTTTGAGGTGCAAGATGAAGCAAGTCAGCGTCTTGCAGATCTAGTCGCAGTTAAACCAGGGCAATTAGTGCTCGACTTTTGCGCAGGAAGCGGAGGAAAATCTTTAGCCATTGCTCCTAAAATGCAAGGAAAAGGACAACTATTTTTACATGATATTAGAAAATATACTCTACTTGAAGCTAAAAAACGTTTAAAAAGGGCGGGTATACAAAATGCTCAAGTATTACTTCCTGATTCTGCTCAAAAAAAATCTCTGCATGAAAAATTTGACTGGGTATTAGTTGATGCTCCTTGCAGTGGGACTGGTACAATGCGCAGAAATCCCGATATGAAATGGCGCTTTACTTCAAAGATATTTCAGAAAACACTAGAAGAACAAAGATTAATCTTTGAGCAGGCTTTGCAGTTTGTCAAACCAGGAGGTCATATCGTATACATGACCTGTAGCGTATTACGATTAGAAAACGAAGAACAAACTCAATATTTTAAAAAAACTTTTTCATTAAACACTATTGCTTCTGCTTTTAGTACTTTGCCCTTAGACTCAACTGATCCTGATGGATTCTACGGCCAAGTCTTTGTAAAATAA
- a CDS encoding DoxX family protein: MFRSTIIFLGRVCISLIFIATAFQKLLDWQGAEQKFITAIHNLNGISGQKEWVKQGLEIILSRPSLAFFIQTIIEFLGGVCIFLGLFVRFAAFILALMVLGTMLVFYPFWFASGIERASHMTLFLQHLSMLGGLLLLMGYDRRKKEVIIHHDPIIPPKIDDV; this comes from the coding sequence ATGTTTCGATCCACGATTATATTTTTAGGCCGGGTTTGTATTAGTTTAATTTTTATTGCAACTGCTTTTCAAAAATTGCTTGATTGGCAAGGAGCAGAGCAGAAATTTATAACCGCTATACATAATTTAAATGGGATAAGTGGGCAAAAGGAGTGGGTAAAACAAGGATTAGAAATAATTCTTTCCAGACCATCTCTTGCTTTCTTTATACAAACAATTATAGAGTTCTTAGGAGGTGTATGTATTTTTTTAGGACTCTTTGTTCGTTTTGCAGCTTTTATTTTAGCTTTGATGGTCTTAGGGACAATGCTGGTTTTTTATCCATTTTGGTTTGCATCAGGTATTGAGCGAGCATCGCACATGACCTTGTTTTTACAACATTTAAGTATGTTAGGAGGGCTTTTATTATTAATGGGGTATGATCGAAGAAAAAAAGAAGTAATAATTCATCATGACCCTATTATTCCACCAAAAATAGATGATGTTTAG
- the lpxC gene encoding UDP-3-O-acyl-N-acetylglucosamine deacetylase, producing the protein MPSIERKQRTLRKSVSITGIGVFTGQETTLTFHPSVADQGIVFQRTDLPNAPKIIASLDSVYSTPRCTIIGNKKASLQMVEHLLASLRAHEIDNVFIQISGPEVPILDGSSKGFSQLIEETGVVELSEEKKVFFLQSPIFWSNDQVQIIAVPANEYRLSYTLYYPHCLGIGTQFHTFVLNQEEFVKEIAPCRTFSIYEEVVPMIEKGFIKRGGLENAILVKENKVINPEGLRYPNEMARHKILDLIGDLSLIPVFFLAHIIAIRSGHTSNNIFAKLLYNQIKMENF; encoded by the coding sequence ATGCCAAGCATTGAAAGAAAACAACGTACTCTGCGAAAAAGCGTATCTATTACAGGAATAGGAGTTTTTACTGGACAAGAAACCACTTTGACTTTTCATCCTTCTGTTGCGGATCAAGGAATTGTATTTCAGCGTACCGATCTACCGAATGCGCCTAAGATTATTGCTTCGTTAGATTCTGTATACAGTACTCCTAGATGTACTATAATTGGGAACAAAAAAGCTTCTCTACAAATGGTTGAACATTTGCTCGCTTCTTTACGTGCTCATGAAATTGATAACGTATTCATTCAAATCTCCGGTCCAGAAGTTCCTATATTAGATGGTAGTTCTAAAGGCTTTTCTCAATTGATTGAAGAAACAGGTGTAGTAGAGTTAAGCGAAGAAAAAAAAGTATTTTTTTTGCAATCGCCTATATTCTGGTCCAATGATCAGGTCCAGATTATTGCAGTTCCAGCTAATGAATACCGATTGAGTTATACATTATACTATCCTCATTGTTTAGGAATTGGTACACAGTTTCATACGTTTGTTTTAAACCAAGAGGAATTTGTTAAAGAAATTGCTCCTTGTCGCACTTTTTCCATTTATGAAGAAGTAGTTCCTATGATAGAAAAAGGGTTTATTAAAAGAGGCGGTTTAGAGAATGCAATTCTTGTAAAGGAAAATAAAGTGATTAATCCAGAAGGATTGCGCTATCCAAATGAAATGGCCCGTCATAAGATCTTAGATCTAATAGGAGATCTTTCTCTTATACCTGTTTTCTTTTTAGCGCATATAATCGCTATCCGCTCTGGACATACTTCTAATAATATCTTTGCTAAATTGCTATATAATCAAATTAAAATGGAGAATTTTTGA
- the fabZ gene encoding 3-hydroxyacyl-ACP dehydratase FabZ, with protein sequence MREALSEQNIVLNIKEIAKILPHRYPFLLVDKIIHLSLDENRIIGQKSVTFNEHFFQGHFPDAPIMPGVLVLEALAQTGGILIYKKGFHAKTAVLLNIQDAKFRKPVVPGDTLRLEVSMLHLSGSGGKISACAIVNEKIVTEAKIGFALLDKDQL encoded by the coding sequence ATGCGTGAAGCCCTTTCAGAGCAGAATATCGTTTTGAATATTAAGGAAATTGCCAAAATTTTGCCCCATCGGTATCCTTTTTTGCTCGTTGATAAAATCATTCACTTAAGTCTTGATGAGAATCGGATCATTGGACAAAAAAGTGTTACGTTTAACGAACATTTCTTTCAAGGACATTTTCCTGATGCTCCCATTATGCCTGGTGTTCTTGTGTTGGAAGCCTTGGCTCAAACAGGAGGAATTTTAATTTACAAAAAAGGATTTCATGCAAAAACAGCTGTATTATTGAATATTCAAGATGCAAAGTTTCGCAAACCGGTTGTCCCAGGCGATACATTAAGGCTAGAAGTATCTATGCTGCACTTAAGTGGAAGTGGAGGGAAAATTTCAGCATGCGCAATAGTAAATGAGAAAATAGTAACAGAAGCTAAAATTGGATTTGCGTTACTTGATAAAGATCAGCTTTAG
- the lpxA gene encoding acyl-ACP--UDP-N-acetylglucosamine O-acyltransferase: protein MSQSNIHPTAIIESGAKIGKNVTIEAYAIIKKNVTLEDHVVIKSHAYIDGYTTIGEGTIVWPSASIGTKTQDLKFKGEKTFVVIGKYCEIREFTTINSSCKEGSVVSVGDGCLIMAYCHIAHNCQIGNQVIMANNAMLAGHVIVEDHAIIGGMTPVHQFARIGKYAMVGGFSRITHDVPPYTIGAGTPYKLGGLNLVGLRRHGFSLEDRRALSRAFKITYRAKLRLSKALERIHREIEQTIHIQHWINFCRSSQRGLIGFQQSVQQLVEEDFDELEELIEERV from the coding sequence ATGTCTCAGTCAAATATCCATCCTACTGCCATCATCGAGTCCGGTGCAAAGATTGGTAAGAATGTTACAATTGAAGCGTATGCGATTATTAAAAAAAATGTTACGCTTGAAGATCATGTTGTTATTAAGTCTCATGCTTATATTGATGGTTATACCACAATTGGAGAAGGAACAATTGTATGGCCATCTGCAAGTATTGGCACAAAAACTCAAGACTTAAAATTTAAAGGAGAAAAAACCTTTGTTGTCATTGGGAAATATTGTGAAATTCGAGAATTTACTACAATTAATTCCTCATGCAAAGAAGGCTCTGTAGTAAGCGTAGGAGATGGCTGCTTAATTATGGCGTATTGTCATATTGCTCATAATTGTCAAATTGGCAATCAAGTAATTATGGCAAATAATGCTATGCTAGCTGGTCATGTAATTGTGGAAGATCATGCAATTATTGGAGGAATGACCCCTGTTCATCAATTTGCGCGTATAGGGAAATATGCAATGGTAGGAGGATTTAGTCGCATTACACATGATGTCCCTCCTTATACCATTGGAGCAGGGACTCCTTATAAGCTAGGTGGATTAAATCTAGTTGGTTTAAGGCGTCATGGGTTCTCTTTAGAAGATCGTAGAGCTTTATCGAGAGCTTTTAAAATTACCTATCGGGCTAAATTACGTCTTTCTAAAGCATTAGAGCGGATTCATAGAGAGATTGAACAAACCATCCACATTCAACACTGGATCAATTTTTGTCGCAGTTCTCAAAGAGGGTTAATTGGATTTCAACAATCGGTTCAACAGTTGGTTGAGGAGGACTTTGATGAACTAGAAGAGTTAATTGAAGAAAGAGTATAA
- the fmt gene encoding methionyl-tRNA formyltransferase: MKIIFFGTSFFAAQILFYLVQNQVSVIAAVTRPDRPTGRSLKSSFPQVKQTAIQLDLPIFQPEKASSPEFVEQLRSLQADLFIVVAYGEIVKKEVLDLPFLGCINIHASLLPKYRGAAPMQRCLINAEKETGISIIEMTPKMDAGDIISMQKIPIPFEMTHGELEKELCVLAQEMILQVIEQFKNHSVKRIPQDHSQMSLAPKISAQEEEIDWGLDSYLLHNRIRALSPSPGAFCMLEVKNKKKRLKVLRAFPENLSSSENPGSFVKLDKGLGVVCGRGVLRLLEVQLEGKKAMSASDCFNGLQNSKIIR, translated from the coding sequence ATGAAAATCATTTTTTTTGGGACCTCTTTTTTTGCTGCGCAGATTTTATTTTATCTTGTACAAAACCAAGTTAGTGTAATAGCTGCTGTTACGCGTCCCGATCGTCCAACAGGACGATCATTAAAATCTTCTTTCCCGCAGGTAAAGCAAACTGCAATTCAATTAGATTTACCTATTTTTCAACCTGAAAAAGCATCTTCTCCAGAATTTGTTGAGCAGCTTAGAAGTCTACAAGCCGATCTTTTTATTGTGGTGGCTTACGGAGAAATTGTAAAAAAAGAAGTCTTAGATCTTCCTTTTTTGGGATGTATTAATATCCATGCAAGTCTGCTCCCTAAATATAGAGGAGCTGCTCCTATGCAAAGATGCCTTATAAATGCAGAAAAAGAAACGGGTATTTCTATTATTGAAATGACTCCAAAAATGGATGCAGGGGATATCATATCTATGCAAAAAATTCCCATTCCTTTTGAAATGACTCATGGTGAGCTTGAAAAAGAGTTATGTGTATTAGCTCAAGAAATGATCTTGCAGGTAATTGAACAATTTAAAAATCATTCTGTAAAAAGAATTCCGCAAGATCATTCTCAAATGAGTTTAGCTCCAAAAATATCTGCTCAAGAAGAAGAGATTGATTGGGGGCTTGATTCTTATCTATTGCATAACCGCATTCGAGCTTTATCCCCCTCCCCAGGAGCTTTTTGTATGCTGGAGGTAAAAAACAAAAAAAAGCGTCTTAAAGTTCTACGTGCATTTCCAGAAAATCTGTCATCCTCAGAAAATCCGGGTTCTTTTGTTAAATTGGATAAAGGGTTAGGAGTTGTCTGTGGACGAGGAGTATTGCGTCTTCTGGAAGTGCAACTCGAAGGTAAAAAAGCTATGTCAGCATCTGATTGTTTTAATGGTCTTCAAAATTCAAAAATTATTCGATAA
- the rplC gene encoding 50S ribosomal protein L3: MTLKFQGKKKGMTMRFDAQGNQIVCTVILAEPNVISQIKSSQGKDGYNAVQLAAYKVKSSKLKNVSKPLQGHFAKAKIEPRSSLKESRVENIEGFQVAQELNVSYFNEISYVDVSGVSKGKGHQGVMKRHNFAGGPASHGSGFHRHGGSTGMRSTPGRCLPGQKKSGRMGNEMVTTQNLRVVKVDLEKNVILVEGAVPGPRNGLVYISKAKKKA; this comes from the coding sequence ATGACTTTAAAATTTCAAGGAAAGAAAAAAGGAATGACAATGCGATTTGATGCTCAAGGTAATCAAATTGTTTGCACAGTGATTTTGGCAGAGCCTAATGTCATATCTCAAATTAAAAGTAGTCAAGGCAAGGACGGCTATAATGCTGTTCAACTAGCGGCTTATAAGGTTAAATCTTCAAAGCTTAAAAATGTTTCTAAACCACTACAAGGCCATTTTGCAAAAGCAAAAATAGAGCCAAGGTCTTCTCTAAAAGAATCTAGAGTAGAAAATATAGAAGGCTTTCAAGTAGCTCAAGAGCTTAATGTAAGCTATTTTAATGAGATTAGTTATGTAGATGTTTCTGGTGTTTCGAAAGGTAAAGGTCATCAAGGGGTTATGAAACGTCATAATTTTGCAGGTGGACCTGCTTCTCATGGTTCTGGGTTTCATCGTCATGGTGGTTCAACTGGTATGCGTTCTACGCCAGGTCGTTGTTTACCAGGGCAAAAAAAATCAGGTCGAATGGGAAACGAAATGGTAACCACGCAGAATTTGCGTGTAGTAAAAGTCGATTTAGAAAAGAATGTTATCCTTGTCGAAGGGGCTGTTCCAGGGCCGCGCAATGGATTAGTTTATATCTCAAAAGCAAAGAAGAAAGCGTAG
- the rplD gene encoding 50S ribosomal protein L4, producing the protein MTYLKEYNLSGEEIGKIEIDDELLSPVANTQMIKDYVTALRANARQWSANTKTRAEVNHSGKKPHPQKGTGRARQGYLGAPQYKGGGRVHAPRPKFDQHVKVNKKEKRAVIRQLLIEKALNDSLHVLQFTEMNKPQTKQVVQFLKARDLENKKILFLAERGDEGQSTMLLEKYHTLFLSARNILGLRFLPLNIVNGYDVIANQHLVIMNSAVGQLKVLLGGQS; encoded by the coding sequence GTGACCTATCTAAAGGAATATAATTTATCTGGTGAAGAAATAGGAAAAATTGAAATCGATGATGAGCTACTCAGTCCAGTTGCAAATACGCAAATGATTAAAGATTATGTTACAGCTCTGCGCGCAAACGCTCGTCAATGGTCTGCAAATACAAAAACGAGAGCAGAGGTAAATCATAGCGGTAAAAAACCTCATCCTCAAAAGGGTACTGGTAGAGCAAGGCAGGGTTATTTAGGTGCTCCTCAGTATAAAGGAGGAGGGCGTGTTCATGCTCCTAGGCCAAAATTTGATCAGCATGTAAAGGTAAACAAAAAAGAGAAGCGTGCTGTCATTCGTCAATTATTGATAGAAAAAGCACTGAATGATTCTTTGCATGTTTTGCAATTTACAGAAATGAATAAGCCACAAACAAAACAAGTTGTGCAATTTTTAAAAGCAAGAGATTTAGAAAATAAAAAGATTCTTTTTTTAGCAGAGCGTGGTGATGAAGGACAGAGCACTATGTTGCTAGAAAAATATCATACACTATTTTTAAGTGCTCGTAATATTCTTGGATTGAGATTTCTTCCGCTAAATATTGTAAATGGATATGACGTGATTGCTAATCAACATCTGGTCATAATGAATTCAGCTGTGGGCCAGTTAAAAGTTTTATTAGGAGGACAGAGTTAA
- the rplW gene encoding 50S ribosomal protein L23, producing MLKKSPYDVILSRHITEKALVMEKLQSNESNPSVRKCKTPKYIFLVAKKANKQEIKQALEKIYIEKKIKVTSVNTITIKPKAKRVRGRLGKKAGFKKAIVSLEPGDNIEDKG from the coding sequence ATGTTAAAAAAGAGTCCTTACGATGTTATATTATCTCGTCATATAACAGAAAAAGCGTTAGTTATGGAAAAATTACAATCCAATGAAAGTAATCCTTCTGTTAGGAAATGTAAAACTCCGAAGTATATTTTTTTGGTTGCAAAAAAAGCAAATAAGCAAGAAATCAAGCAGGCTCTTGAAAAAATTTACATTGAGAAAAAAATTAAAGTTACATCTGTAAATACAATTACTATTAAGCCCAAAGCAAAGCGTGTAAGAGGACGTCTAGGAAAAAAAGCAGGTTTTAAAAAAGCCATTGTTTCCTTAGAGCCTGGGGATAATATTGAGGATAAAGGTTAA
- the rplB gene encoding 50S ribosomal protein L2: MLKKFRPTTAGQRHLVLTKQEALSCVKPEKSLIEKKKRTNGRNHHGHITCRHKGGGHKRFYRIVDFKRDKENIPAKVASIEYDPNRTAAIALLNYFDGEKRYILAPQGLKVGAVIATNDQGRFDVGFCMRLKHMPLGSVVHNIELYPGRGGQLVRSAGLSAQLMAKTDNGYVNLKMPSGEVRLIHENCRATFGAVSNPERNLRVEGKAGRSRWRGIRPTVRGTAMNPVDHPHGGGEGKHNGYLPQTPWAKDTKGRRTRSKKKSNKMIVKDRRK, translated from the coding sequence ATGTTAAAAAAGTTTCGACCCACTACAGCCGGGCAGCGTCATCTTGTTTTAACCAAGCAAGAGGCTTTGAGTTGTGTAAAGCCTGAAAAGTCTTTAATTGAAAAGAAGAAAAGAACAAATGGCCGTAATCACCATGGTCATATTACTTGTAGACATAAAGGTGGTGGTCATAAGCGTTTTTATCGCATTGTTGACTTTAAAAGAGATAAGGAAAATATACCTGCTAAAGTAGCATCTATTGAATACGATCCTAATCGAACAGCTGCTATTGCTCTATTGAACTATTTTGATGGAGAAAAACGCTACATTTTAGCTCCGCAAGGATTAAAAGTAGGAGCTGTAATAGCAACAAATGATCAAGGACGATTTGATGTGGGTTTTTGCATGCGCCTAAAGCATATGCCTCTTGGATCGGTTGTTCATAATATTGAACTTTATCCAGGGCGAGGTGGTCAGCTTGTGCGTTCAGCAGGTCTTTCTGCTCAATTAATGGCGAAAACCGATAATGGATATGTGAACTTAAAAATGCCGTCTGGAGAGGTAAGACTCATTCATGAAAATTGTAGAGCAACTTTTGGAGCGGTTTCTAATCCAGAAAGAAATTTACGTGTGGAAGGGAAAGCAGGGCGCTCTCGCTGGAGGGGAATTCGTCCGACTGTTCGCGGAACAGCAATGAACCCAGTGGATCACCCGCATGGAGGAGGAGAAGGTAAACATAATGGGTATCTTCCGCAAACTCCATGGGCAAAAGATACTAAGGGGCGTCGCACGCGTTCTAAGAAGAAATCTAATAAAATGATCGTTAAAGACCGTAGGAAATAG
- the rpsS gene encoding 30S ribosomal protein S19 has translation MGRSLKKGPFVDHHLLDKVSVQNKNGKKSPIKTWSRRSMILPEMIGHTFDVHNGKRFISVFVSDNMVGHRFGEFAPTRVFKGHGSKKSADSSKSATSGRG, from the coding sequence ATGGGAAGATCGTTAAAAAAAGGGCCATTTGTAGACCATCACTTGTTAGATAAAGTAAGTGTACAAAATAAAAACGGTAAAAAAAGTCCTATCAAAACATGGTCAAGACGATCCATGATTCTTCCTGAAATGATTGGACATACATTTGATGTTCACAATGGAAAGAGGTTTATTAGTGTTTTTGTGTCCGATAATATGGTGGGTCATCGTTTTGGTGAATTTGCACCAACGAGAGTGTTTAAAGGGCATGGGTCGAAAAAAAGTGCAGATAGTTCTAAATCTGCAACTTCAGGAAGAGGTTAA
- the rplV gene encoding 50S ribosomal protein L22: protein MPQAYAKTKYVRISPRKARLAADLIRGLKVEEAVIQLRFCKLRAGLLLQKTLNSAIANAETQLHVQRRNLIVKEVRVDAGPVLKRAKPKNRGGSHPIMKRTSHFTIAVAAE, encoded by the coding sequence ATGCCACAAGCTTATGCGAAAACAAAGTATGTGCGAATTAGTCCAAGAAAAGCGCGTTTAGCTGCTGATTTAATTAGGGGTCTCAAAGTTGAAGAGGCTGTAATACAATTGCGTTTTTGTAAATTAAGAGCAGGATTGCTTCTGCAAAAAACATTAAACTCTGCAATTGCTAATGCAGAAACGCAGTTACACGTTCAAAGGCGCAATTTAATTGTAAAAGAAGTAAGGGTAGATGCAGGACCTGTTTTAAAGCGTGCCAAGCCGAAAAATAGAGGTGGAAGTCATCCAATTATGAAAAGAACTAGTCATTTTACAATAGCCGTTGCTGCTGAATAG